The window TTGTGATGCGCTCGGAATTCATTATTGCTTTTCCCAGTCGCCTACTTTCGTCACTGTTATCGATTATAACATAGCCGCCCAGCCAATTGTTAACCAGCCTACTAAATCTCCAGCACACTATCCAACCCCCGCCGAACCCCCATAAACGACCCCACCTTACCAATCGCCAGCAGCGCCCCGTCCACATACGGCTCCGCGCTATTGCCGGAGTCGTGGCGGAGGGTCAGCGTTTGGTCGGTCATGCCGAAGATGATCTCGACCGAGATGGTGTAACCGGGCAGCCGGATGGAATGCACCTGCGACCCGGCGAGGCGCGCGCCGCGTGTCTCCACCAGACCCTGCGTTTCGTCCAACGGCACGGTCAGTGCGGACGGGCGGATGCGGGCCAGGCGCGCGGCCAATTCGCGCGCGGTGCCGCTGGGGGCATCTTTCTTGCCGTCGCTGGCGTAGTCGATGATCTCCCACTGGGGGATCAACCGGGCGGCCATCTCGGCGAACTTCATCAGCAGGACGGCCGTCAGCGCGAAATTGCCCACGGCCAGCACGCCACGGCCGCGTGCTTCGGCGGTGGCGGCGATCTCGGCGTAATCGGCGTCGGTCAACCCCGACGTGCCGATCACGACGTTGGCCCCGCGCTCCAGCGCCGCCAGGACGTTGGCTTTGGCTACGTCGGGCTTGGTGTACTCGAAGAAGACGTCACAGGGGTGGGCGGCCAGCGCTGCCTCAGCCGTGGCATAGATCGGGCCGGTCAGGCGCGGTTCGGCCAACACCTCGCCCAGGCTGCGCCCCGCGTGCGTGCGCGAGACGGCGGCAACGAGTTCGATATCTTCGGTTTGGGCAATGGCGCGGGCCAGCGCCGACCCGGCCCAGCCGGTCGCGCCGGCCAAACAGAGTTGAATCGTCATAGTTCCTCGTGGATCAGTTTGAGCAAGGATTGCTTTCGCCTTAGTAATGACTTAATTGAGCAGTGGCATGATTTGAATAACGATATTAATATATTGACAAACGATAAATAATCTACTACGATACTTCTATGAAACGAGGTTCAACGCTTTTTCTAAAAGTAGTTCTCATCCTAATCGGAGTCGTAACCCTTGTCGGTCTTATCTGGTTTCCCCAAACCGAAGGGAGAGCCACGAATTTGGATCTAATCAGTATTTATAAAGATCCGTTTATTATCTACATTTATATGGCCTCGATCCCGTTTTTTGTTGGGTTATTCCAGGCATTCAAATTATTAAACCTCATTGATGCCAATAAAGCGTTTACCCAGGATGCTGTTCATACCCTAAAGATGATGAAATTGGCTTCCCTTACTCTTATTGGCTTTATTGCCCTAGCAATGCTTTACATTCGTTTCTTTGTGCATGGTGATGATCCGGCAGGTCCGACGGCCCTTGGAATAATTATCAGTTTCGCTTCAATTGTCATTGCAACTGCTGCTGCCATCTTTCAAAGAGTTCTCCAAAACGCGGTAGACATGAAATCAGAAAATGATTTAACCGTATGAGTGATGTTTATGGCGATAATAATAAACATTGACGTGATGTTGGCCAAACGGAAAATGAGTGTCACCGAACTTACCGAAAAGGTGGGTATCACCATGGCCAATCTATCAATATTAAAAAATGGAAAAGCCAAGGCGATTCGTTTCTCGACCCTGGAGGCAATTTGCCGAGCTTTAGATTGTCAACCGGGAGATATTCTGGAATACAAAAATGAGGCGAGCGCCGGTACGGATGCATAGTCCTGGAGATAGATATACTCTACCCAATCCTTTCACCCAAGCTGTATCTCCAAAAACCCCATCAATTCCCCATGAAACACCTCGGCCGCATCCAAATTCGGCGCATGTTTGGTGTCGGGAACGATAACCAGCCGCGCCAACGGCTCTTCCTTCGCCCACAGCGGCATGGCCTTGCGGATGTTGCCCGTCCGATCCAGGTCCCCCAGGATGAGTAGCAGCGGCTTGTTGATCCGGTAGCCCGGCTCGTAGTGCAGGCAGTCCGTGGCGGCCATCATGATCTGGATGAATTCATCCTTGCTCAACTTGTTCATGGCCGAGTGCAGGGGTTCTTGGGCGGCGGCCGACGACGTGGTCGCCGCCAGGGATTGATTGACGAGCATGTCGTGCGGATAAAACTTGAGAATGGGCCGGGCCGACTTGACCAGCAGGGATTCCCAGCGGGTGAGCTTCTGGAAGTTCCAGGTGCAATCGACGCATACCATACAGCGAACCCGTTCGGGATGATGAAAGACGAGTTCCTGATGCAGGTTGCCGCCCAAGGAATGGCCCACGAAGGCGGCCTGGCGCGCGTCGACGGTATCGAGGATGGCGACCAGGCGCTCGACCGCGCCGGCCACGGAGAAATCGGCCGGGCGCGAGAGACCGTGGCCGGGCACGTCCCAGGTGAGCACGCGGTAGTGGCCGGCCAGGATCGTCACCGTGGCGTCCCACTCGTGATGGTCAATGGTGGCCCCGTGCGTCAGGACGACCAGCGGCGCGCCCTCTGGGCCGCTTAGCCAATAGTGGGTCGAACTGCCTGCGCTCGTCAGAACGTACGACTGCATCTGCATGACGGCTATCCCCGAATCAATCTCTTGTAGACTACAACTGCCCCGTCGTCGGATCCCAACTATCCAACAACGCCCGATAGGCCGGGTCATCATAGCGGCTCAAGGCCATCGCCGCCGCATACCCCGGCAAAGCGCTCCCGGCGATATGCCCCGCCAACAAATCGGCCCCCGCCTGCGAGGCCATAATGCCATAGCCCGACAGCGCCCCGAAGATATAGGCTCCCGCGACCGGCAGCGGCCCGATGAGCGGCCGATTCTCCTGCGTCTTGCAATAGTAGCCGCCATCGACGTAGGGCCGGCCGAAGTTCCCGGCGTAGGCGGCCAGGCCGGGAACCATGCGGCCCAGCCCGCGCACGACCACCTCGGCGTACTCCGGCTCGAAGCGCGTGGGCCAGACGGCCGGGGTCTGCTTCACGTCGTAGGTCCACAGCAGCAGCAGCGTCGTCGCCCCCGGCCCGCCCTCCGGCCGGAAGTGGACGCCGGCCGGGAATGGCTCGGTCAGCCAGCGCGTCTCCTCGGCCGCGGCCAGTTCGTCGCGCTCCTCGTCGGCCCAGGGCAGCGTCACCGGGTCGCTCCAGATGAGCAGCGGCGCGTCGCGCGGCACAATGCCCAGCGGGTCGTTGATCGCCACCTTGCCATGTAGCTCGTTGAACACCGGCAGCTCCACGCCCAGTAGTTCCCCCACCTTATCCACCAGCGGCCCGGCGGCGTTGACGAAGACGCGCGTCTGGATCGTGTGCTCCTGCTCTCCGGCGCGCACGGTCACGCTGTTCACCCGGCCGCCGGTCGTGTCGATGGCCGTCACCCGGCCATTGACCAGCCGCGCGCCGTGGCGCTTGGCCTCCTCCAGCAGCCACATGCCCAACTGTTGGGCACTGAGCCAGCCGCAGCGGCGCGGGTGGAGCATGGCAATGGCCTCGGGCGTGACGAACGGCAGCCGGGCCTGAATCAGCGCCGGGTCGAGTACCAGGTCGGCCCCGCCCAGGTGCGGCGCGTACCCCTCGCTGATGTGGGGCGGGAAGGGTGGGTCGGCGGGCAGGCCACGGTGGACGCGCAACTCGCCCGCGCCCAGCCGTTCCGACTCCTCGGCCGACCGTTGGTAGCGTTCGGCCGTGGCCGCGTCGGCGGTCAGGAAGACGTAGCCGCGCCGGTTCAGGTGGAAGACGTTGCCGCTCTGGTCGGCCAATTCTTCCAGCAGGTCGATGCTGCGGTTCATAAAGCGCACCATCGCGTCGCCGGGGCCAGGCCACCAGTTGCGGTACGCT is drawn from Candidatus Promineifilum breve and contains these coding sequences:
- the dapB gene encoding 4-hydroxy-tetrahydrodipicolinate reductase; this encodes MTIQLCLAGATGWAGSALARAIAQTEDIELVAAVSRTHAGRSLGEVLAEPRLTGPIYATAEAALAAHPCDVFFEYTKPDVAKANVLAALERGANVVIGTSGLTDADYAEIAATAEARGRGVLAVGNFALTAVLLMKFAEMAARLIPQWEIIDYASDGKKDAPSGTARELAARLARIRPSALTVPLDETQGLVETRGARLAGSQVHSIRLPGYTISVEIIFGMTDQTLTLRHDSGNSAEPYVDGALLAIGKVGSFMGVRRGLDSVLEI
- a CDS encoding DUF2975 domain-containing protein, with protein sequence MKRGSTLFLKVVLILIGVVTLVGLIWFPQTEGRATNLDLISIYKDPFIIYIYMASIPFFVGLFQAFKLLNLIDANKAFTQDAVHTLKMMKLASLTLIGFIALAMLYIRFFVHGDDPAGPTALGIIISFASIVIATAAAIFQRVLQNAVDMKSENDLTV
- a CDS encoding helix-turn-helix domain-containing protein; translated protein: MAIIINIDVMLAKRKMSVTELTEKVGITMANLSILKNGKAKAIRFSTLEAICRALDCQPGDILEYKNEASAGTDA
- a CDS encoding alpha/beta fold hydrolase; the encoded protein is MQMQSYVLTSAGSSTHYWLSGPEGAPLVVLTHGATIDHHEWDATVTILAGHYRVLTWDVPGHGLSRPADFSVAGAVERLVAILDTVDARQAAFVGHSLGGNLHQELVFHHPERVRCMVCVDCTWNFQKLTRWESLLVKSARPILKFYPHDMLVNQSLAATTSSAAAQEPLHSAMNKLSKDEFIQIMMAATDCLHYEPGYRINKPLLLILGDLDRTGNIRKAMPLWAKEEPLARLVIVPDTKHAPNLDAAEVFHGELMGFLEIQLG
- a CDS encoding NAD(P)/FAD-dependent oxidoreductase, producing the protein MLPTSADIVICGAGIAGISAAYHLAARHGIRDVLLIEEGAPLMLTSDKSTEAYRNWWPGPGDAMVRFMNRSIDLLEELADQSGNVFHLNRRGYVFLTADAATAERYQRSAEESERLGAGELRVHRGLPADPPFPPHISEGYAPHLGGADLVLDPALIQARLPFVTPEAIAMLHPRRCGWLSAQQLGMWLLEEAKRHGARLVNGRVTAIDTTGGRVNSVTVRAGEQEHTIQTRVFVNAAGPLVDKVGELLGVELPVFNELHGKVAINDPLGIVPRDAPLLIWSDPVTLPWADEERDELAAAEETRWLTEPFPAGVHFRPEGGPGATTLLLLWTYDVKQTPAVWPTRFEPEYAEVVVRGLGRMVPGLAAYAGNFGRPYVDGGYYCKTQENRPLIGPLPVAGAYIFGALSGYGIMASQAGADLLAGHIAGSALPGYAAAMALSRYDDPAYRALLDSWDPTTGQL